In the genome of Lacerta agilis isolate rLacAgi1 chromosome 2, rLacAgi1.pri, whole genome shotgun sequence, one region contains:
- the LOC117042718 gene encoding zinc finger and SCAN domain-containing protein 30-like isoform X1: MQSLPEAGIKMEEQDLNWVTGRIQVPLAGVALQRIKQEPGQGPPQGWESQWQKCLPLQMQAPLSGWKSLQVPQHRSMGDHKDTQVSFSRWPGRREDSPVKVKEEILDEDAASLEMRRQSFRQFCYLETDGPRDVCNHLQELCYRWLKPDRHTKEQIVDLVVLEQFLTILPQEMQSWVWKRGPGNCTEAVAQAEDFLMKIHREAMRTEQEMPGLSEEGPVNLPTLEQNSSLGAEIHLLLEAKQEGDDGETRLVAGDMQVRMKEEDLELERLDCMNVDTTSLKSAEGLSLQATEEEVRDIGQHRPIHHQEVPLGTAAEHTAHAKECDERSFQGRIRGYKREKMASDTGKSLSQNLVLLNRQRIQKREKPFKCSYCGKISNGRTNLMIHERTHTGEKPYECSECGKSFSTTSNLINHKRVHTGEKPYTCLACGQSFSHNASLIRHRRTHTGEKPYECSDCGKSFIQKGELIAHKRTHTGEKPYECAECGRSFSTSSHLIRHKRVHMGVKRWNCVDYSKGFHRKLSLMKHKGTYTEEK, from the exons ATGCAAAGCCTGCCTGAAGCAG GAATAAAAATGGAGGAGCAAGACCTGAATTGGGTGACAGGTAGAATCCAGGTTCCTCTGGCTGGGGTAGCTCTGCAGCGGATTAAGCAAGAGCCAGGCCAGGGTCCACCACAGGGCTGGGAATCTCAGTGGCAGAAGTGTCTGCCACTGCAGATGCAGGCCCCACTTTCAGGGTGGAAAAGCTTGCAGGTGCCTCAACACAGGTCCATGGGAGATCATAAGGATACCCAGGTCTCTTTCAGCAGGTGGCCTGGTAGAAGGGAAGATTCTCCTGTGAAAGTGAAGGAAGAGATTCTGGATGAGGATGCTGCCAGCTTGGAGATGCGGCGCCAAAGCTTCAGGCAGTTCTGCTACCTGGAGACTGACGGCCCTCGAGACGTGTGCAATCATCTCCAGGAACTCTGCTATCGGTGGCTGAAGCCAGACAGACACACCAAGGAGCAGATCGTGGACCTGGTGgttctggagcagttcctgacCATCCTGCCCCAGGAGATGCAGAGCTGGGTCTGGAAACGTGGTCCAGGGAACTGCACGGAGGCTGTGGCTCAGGCGGAGGATTTCTTGATGAAGATCCACCGGGAGGCCATGAGAACAGAACAAGAG ATGCCTGGCCTTTCAGAAGAAGGGCCTGTTAACTTGCCAACGTTGGAGCAGAATTCATCTCTTGGAGCAGAAATCCATCTCTTGCTGGAAGCCAAGCAAGAGGGTGATGATGGGGAGACCAGGTTGGTGG CAGGTGATATGCAAGTGAGGATGAAGGAGGAGGATCTTGAGCTGGAAAGACTTGACTGCATGAACGTTGACACAACATCATTGAAAAGTGCTGAAGGCCTATCCCTCCAGGCCACTGAGGAGGAAGTGAGGGATATAGGTCAGCACAGACCCATACATCACCAGGAAGTCCCTCTGggaacagcagcagaacacaCTGCTCACGCCAAGGAATGTGATGAAAGGTCCTTCCAAGGGAGGATTCGTGGGTATAAGAGAGAAAAGATGGCCTCTGACACTGGGAAAAGCCTCTCCCAGAACTTGGTCCTTCTCAATCGACAGAGAATACAAAAGAGAGAAAAGCCCTTCAAATGCTCATACTGTGGGAAAATCTCAAACGGAAGGACAAACCTGATGATACACGAGaggacccacacaggggagaagccctacgagTGCTCAGAatgcgggaaaagcttcagcaCCACCTCGAACCTCATAAACCACAAGAGGGtacacacgggggagaaaccatacacATGCTTGGCTTGTGGACAAAGCTTCAGCCATAACGCATCCCTGATAAGACACAGGAGGacccatacaggggagaagccgtacgaGTGCTCagactgcgggaaaagcttcattCAGAAAGGAGAACTGATTGCGCACAAGAGgacccacactggggagaaaccgtACGAGTGTGCCGAGTGCGGAAGAAGCTTCAGCACCAGCTCTCACCTGATAAGGCATAAGAGAGTCCACATGGGCGTGAAGCGATGGAACTGTGTAGACTACAGCAAAGGCTTCCATCGGAAACTCAGCCTTATGAAGCACAAGGGGACATACACTGAagagaaataa
- the LOC117042718 gene encoding zinc finger and SCAN domain-containing protein 30-like isoform X2, translated as MQSLPEAGIKMEEQDLNWVTGRIQVPLAGVALQRIKQEPGQGPPQGWESQWQKCLPLQMQAPLSGWKSLQVPQHRSMGDHKDTQVSFSRWPGRREDSPVKVKEEILDEDAASLEMRRQSFRQFCYLETDGPRDVCNHLQELCYRWLKPDRHTKEQIVDLVVLEQFLTILPQEMQSWVWKRGPGNCTEAVAQAEDFLMKIHREAMRTEQEMPGLSEEGPVNLPTLEQNSSLGAEIHLLLEAKQEGDDGETRLVGDMQVRMKEEDLELERLDCMNVDTTSLKSAEGLSLQATEEEVRDIGQHRPIHHQEVPLGTAAEHTAHAKECDERSFQGRIRGYKREKMASDTGKSLSQNLVLLNRQRIQKREKPFKCSYCGKISNGRTNLMIHERTHTGEKPYECSECGKSFSTTSNLINHKRVHTGEKPYTCLACGQSFSHNASLIRHRRTHTGEKPYECSDCGKSFIQKGELIAHKRTHTGEKPYECAECGRSFSTSSHLIRHKRVHMGVKRWNCVDYSKGFHRKLSLMKHKGTYTEEK; from the exons ATGCAAAGCCTGCCTGAAGCAG GAATAAAAATGGAGGAGCAAGACCTGAATTGGGTGACAGGTAGAATCCAGGTTCCTCTGGCTGGGGTAGCTCTGCAGCGGATTAAGCAAGAGCCAGGCCAGGGTCCACCACAGGGCTGGGAATCTCAGTGGCAGAAGTGTCTGCCACTGCAGATGCAGGCCCCACTTTCAGGGTGGAAAAGCTTGCAGGTGCCTCAACACAGGTCCATGGGAGATCATAAGGATACCCAGGTCTCTTTCAGCAGGTGGCCTGGTAGAAGGGAAGATTCTCCTGTGAAAGTGAAGGAAGAGATTCTGGATGAGGATGCTGCCAGCTTGGAGATGCGGCGCCAAAGCTTCAGGCAGTTCTGCTACCTGGAGACTGACGGCCCTCGAGACGTGTGCAATCATCTCCAGGAACTCTGCTATCGGTGGCTGAAGCCAGACAGACACACCAAGGAGCAGATCGTGGACCTGGTGgttctggagcagttcctgacCATCCTGCCCCAGGAGATGCAGAGCTGGGTCTGGAAACGTGGTCCAGGGAACTGCACGGAGGCTGTGGCTCAGGCGGAGGATTTCTTGATGAAGATCCACCGGGAGGCCATGAGAACAGAACAAGAG ATGCCTGGCCTTTCAGAAGAAGGGCCTGTTAACTTGCCAACGTTGGAGCAGAATTCATCTCTTGGAGCAGAAATCCATCTCTTGCTGGAAGCCAAGCAAGAGGGTGATGATGGGGAGACCAGGTTGGTGG GTGATATGCAAGTGAGGATGAAGGAGGAGGATCTTGAGCTGGAAAGACTTGACTGCATGAACGTTGACACAACATCATTGAAAAGTGCTGAAGGCCTATCCCTCCAGGCCACTGAGGAGGAAGTGAGGGATATAGGTCAGCACAGACCCATACATCACCAGGAAGTCCCTCTGggaacagcagcagaacacaCTGCTCACGCCAAGGAATGTGATGAAAGGTCCTTCCAAGGGAGGATTCGTGGGTATAAGAGAGAAAAGATGGCCTCTGACACTGGGAAAAGCCTCTCCCAGAACTTGGTCCTTCTCAATCGACAGAGAATACAAAAGAGAGAAAAGCCCTTCAAATGCTCATACTGTGGGAAAATCTCAAACGGAAGGACAAACCTGATGATACACGAGaggacccacacaggggagaagccctacgagTGCTCAGAatgcgggaaaagcttcagcaCCACCTCGAACCTCATAAACCACAAGAGGGtacacacgggggagaaaccatacacATGCTTGGCTTGTGGACAAAGCTTCAGCCATAACGCATCCCTGATAAGACACAGGAGGacccatacaggggagaagccgtacgaGTGCTCagactgcgggaaaagcttcattCAGAAAGGAGAACTGATTGCGCACAAGAGgacccacactggggagaaaccgtACGAGTGTGCCGAGTGCGGAAGAAGCTTCAGCACCAGCTCTCACCTGATAAGGCATAAGAGAGTCCACATGGGCGTGAAGCGATGGAACTGTGTAGACTACAGCAAAGGCTTCCATCGGAAACTCAGCCTTATGAAGCACAAGGGGACATACACTGAagagaaataa